In a single window of the Methanolobus psychrophilus R15 genome:
- a CDS encoding Ppx/GppA phosphatase yields the protein MRFAAIDVGSNAVRLLLSRVDITGVSPVFESISMMRMPIRLGDDAFVHGHISEEKVGQLVKTMIAFRYLLDAYEPIDFMACATSALREAQNTDDIIRRIKDETGMELDVISGRKEARIIYSNHIEKIIANDTSSTYLHIDVGGGSTELILFDRSKVLAYRSFNIGAIRMIEGLVSKEEWNNMKKWVKSVTGEYSPGSSVGSGGNIGKLFSLANTKEGTPLSYDDLKKVYDHLKAHTLEERVVKLGLKPDRADVIIPASKIYLSVMRWGNVGKINVPQLGLADGIIHVLYERHKDRYVE from the coding sequence ATGAGGTTTGCAGCTATTGATGTTGGTTCCAACGCTGTCCGTCTTCTTCTCTCAAGAGTGGATATCACAGGTGTCAGCCCGGTGTTTGAAAGTATCTCCATGATGCGTATGCCCATACGCCTGGGGGACGATGCTTTTGTCCATGGCCATATCTCAGAGGAAAAGGTCGGCCAGCTTGTAAAAACGATGATAGCATTCCGGTACCTTCTGGATGCCTATGAACCCATAGATTTCATGGCATGTGCAACCTCGGCGCTGAGGGAGGCTCAGAACACTGATGATATTATACGCAGGATTAAGGATGAGACCGGGATGGAACTTGACGTCATCAGCGGAAGGAAGGAAGCCAGGATCATATACTCAAACCATATCGAGAAAATAATTGCCAACGATACTTCCTCCACATACCTTCACATCGATGTTGGCGGAGGGAGCACTGAACTTATTCTCTTTGACAGGAGCAAGGTACTTGCGTACAGGTCGTTCAACATTGGTGCCATCCGCATGATCGAGGGCCTTGTTTCAAAAGAAGAGTGGAACAATATGAAAAAATGGGTCAAATCCGTTACCGGAGAATACAGTCCTGGCTCTTCTGTAGGGAGCGGCGGCAATATAGGCAAGTTATTCTCTCTTGCAAATACTAAGGAAGGAACGCCTCTTTCATACGATGACCTTAAAAAGGTCTATGACCACCTGAAGGCTCATACTCTTGAAGAGAGGGTTGTGAAGCTCGGGCTTAAACCTGACAGGGCGGATGTCATAATACCTGCTTCAAAAATCTATCTCTCTGTCATGAGGTGGGGTAATGTGGGAAAAATAAATGTCCCTCAGCTGGGCCTTGCTGATGGGATCATCCATGTATTGTATGAGAGACACAAGGACCGCTACGTAGAATGA
- a CDS encoding putative PhoU family member — MDTRKVQITGKSTYIVTLPKKWASKEKLKSGSPLSIIYNDDGSLIISPPRLEKGRDTRKIKANKNLEHLKRDIIGLYIVGDYKSIEVHGEHLSGEFGNEINNLCNRLVGLELSESSDKLLVIQNYLDIDEFTIEKGIKRMSSIIYLMFEELYDAFENNDRSVCKDIIKRDDDIDRLFILVSKQFVSRLSLRKFSKNDSLSLIEAFYYRLAGNDIERIGDHISKIVLHYEHTEIMPDVLNQLKEICMDLQNLFMDSLESLRRSDNLLANQLLERGEEINGRLVIVAQSADDSSINMIIDSFGRIRDYASNITEYSIDLSQL; from the coding sequence ATGGATACAAGAAAAGTGCAGATCACAGGAAAATCAACATACATTGTCACGCTTCCCAAAAAATGGGCCTCTAAAGAAAAACTGAAGTCGGGATCTCCGTTATCAATTATCTACAACGACGACGGCTCGCTTATAATAAGCCCCCCTCGTCTGGAAAAAGGCAGGGATACCCGGAAAATAAAAGCTAACAAGAACCTGGAACACCTGAAAAGAGACATCATCGGGCTTTACATAGTAGGCGACTATAAGTCTATAGAGGTACACGGAGAGCATTTATCAGGGGAGTTCGGGAATGAGATCAATAATTTATGTAATCGTCTCGTTGGCCTTGAACTTTCCGAAAGCAGCGACAAGTTGCTTGTGATCCAGAACTACCTGGACATCGATGAGTTCACGATCGAGAAAGGCATCAAGCGCATGTCATCGATAATTTACCTCATGTTTGAGGAGCTGTACGATGCATTTGAGAACAACGACCGTTCTGTCTGTAAAGATATAATTAAGAGGGATGATGATATAGACCGTTTGTTCATTCTGGTATCAAAGCAGTTTGTGAGCAGGCTGAGCCTGAGGAAATTCTCAAAGAATGACAGTCTCAGTCTTATAGAGGCTTTTTATTACCGCCTTGCAGGCAACGATATCGAGCGAATAGGAGACCATATATCTAAAATAGTCCTGCATTACGAGCATACTGAGATCATGCCGGATGTATTGAACCAGTTGAAAGAGATATGCATGGATCTGCAGAATCTGTTTATGGATTCTCTTGAGTCTTTACGCAGATCTGATAATCTGCTTGCCAACCAATTGCTTGAAAGGGGAGAGGAAATCAACGGCAGGCTTGTTATTGTCGCCCAGTCGGCAGATGATTCATCAATAAATATGATCATTGACAGTTTTGGCAGGATAAGGGACTATGCATCAAATATCACAGAATATTCGATCGATCTATCGCAATTATAG
- a CDS encoding chorismate synthase: MPGNTFGHSLRITTWGESHGKAVGVVVDGVPAGLELSEEDIQKDLDRRRPGQSEVSTPRLEADTVEILSGVFEGMTTGCPVSMLVWNRNANPNAYDYIRDIPRPGHADLFYQEKYGIRDHRGGGRSSGRETIGRVAAGAIAKKLLSLQGVEVLAHVIELGGVKAGSVTFTGIRENVEKTPVRCADPQAAEKMLEQVRLARDEGDSIGGIVEIITTGVPAGIGEPVFSKLDADIAAALMSIGAVKGVEIGSGFECARMKGSQMNDAFVIDDSSIIPDTNNAGGIIGGLSTGLPVICRIAVKPTPSISKSQRSVNMAQMNEVDIEIHGRHDPTIPPRMVPVAEAMMALVIADHMIRSGRIGPESLIK; the protein is encoded by the coding sequence ATGCCAGGAAACACCTTTGGTCACTCGCTCAGGATTACGACCTGGGGAGAGTCACACGGTAAAGCAGTGGGTGTGGTTGTTGACGGAGTACCTGCAGGGCTTGAACTCTCGGAGGAAGACATACAAAAGGACCTGGATCGCAGGCGACCGGGCCAGAGCGAAGTCTCAACTCCCCGCTTAGAAGCCGATACTGTGGAAATACTTTCCGGTGTTTTCGAAGGTATGACCACAGGATGTCCGGTGTCCATGCTGGTATGGAACAGGAATGCAAATCCAAATGCTTATGATTATATCAGGGATATCCCACGCCCCGGACACGCAGATCTCTTCTACCAGGAAAAGTACGGCATCAGGGACCACAGGGGAGGCGGAAGGTCTTCCGGCAGGGAAACCATCGGCAGGGTGGCTGCAGGTGCTATTGCTAAAAAGTTACTTTCACTTCAAGGTGTTGAGGTCCTTGCCCATGTTATCGAGCTTGGCGGCGTGAAAGCCGGAAGTGTTACTTTTACCGGGATCCGTGAAAATGTCGAAAAGACACCTGTCCGGTGTGCAGACCCGCAAGCGGCCGAAAAAATGCTTGAGCAGGTAAGGCTTGCACGGGATGAAGGTGACAGCATCGGCGGCATTGTGGAAATTATCACAACCGGAGTGCCTGCAGGTATTGGAGAACCGGTATTCAGTAAGCTTGATGCGGATATCGCTGCTGCGCTCATGAGCATAGGTGCTGTCAAAGGCGTGGAAATAGGTTCGGGTTTTGAGTGTGCTCGCATGAAAGGCAGCCAGATGAACGATGCCTTTGTTATCGATGACTCAAGCATAATCCCCGATACAAATAATGCAGGCGGGATCATAGGGGGTCTTTCAACAGGGCTGCCTGTAATATGCCGTATCGCTGTAAAGCCGACACCATCCATTTCAAAGTCCCAGAGAAGTGTCAATATGGCGCAGATGAATGAAGTGGATATCGAGATACATGGGCGCCATGACCCTACCATACCGCCAAGAATGGTGCCGGTGGCCGAAGCCATGATGGCGCTTGTGATCGCGGACCATATGATAAGGTCCGGGCGAATAGGTCCGGAATCCTTAATAAAATAA
- a CDS encoding cation diffusion facilitator family transporter: MDIPPSRFRKIQKVMWYVLFLNLGVAAAKIIYGMYTNVLSMQSDGYHSLFDGISNVIGLIGIQIASKPPDAEHPYGHRKFETLAAIFIAFILGVVAFEIVRSAIERFGDGAHPEVTTFSFMIMLGTMGVNYAVTTYERRKGKELQSEVLLADAAHTKSDIYVSLSVLLGMFAINAGYPLVDPIISVLVAVVILRAGVEIIFSSASILCDHSSIDPAQIADVVCRVEGVQGCHNIRTRGPQGSVYVDMHVEVDPGMPTYKSHTVAHIVQYRIKERFEGIQEVLVHIEPAENSHT; this comes from the coding sequence ATGGATATCCCGCCATCGAGGTTCAGAAAGATACAAAAGGTGATGTGGTATGTACTTTTCCTGAACCTTGGCGTTGCTGCTGCTAAGATAATCTATGGTATGTACACCAACGTGCTAAGTATGCAGTCTGATGGATATCATTCTCTGTTTGACGGTATATCCAATGTTATAGGGCTCATCGGTATCCAGATAGCTTCAAAGCCGCCTGATGCTGAACATCCTTACGGGCACAGGAAGTTCGAGACCCTTGCTGCTATTTTTATCGCATTCATACTGGGAGTCGTGGCCTTTGAGATAGTTCGCTCCGCTATTGAGCGATTCGGTGATGGTGCCCATCCGGAAGTTACAACATTCAGTTTCATGATAATGCTGGGCACAATGGGTGTGAACTATGCTGTCACTACCTACGAGAGGCGAAAAGGGAAAGAACTGCAGAGTGAGGTCCTGCTGGCAGATGCTGCGCACACAAAAAGCGACATCTACGTTTCACTTTCAGTTCTTCTGGGTATGTTTGCTATCAATGCAGGCTATCCTCTCGTGGATCCCATAATCTCGGTCCTGGTGGCAGTTGTTATCCTGCGGGCGGGAGTCGAGATAATATTCAGCAGCGCTTCGATACTTTGTGATCATTCGTCTATTGACCCGGCGCAGATCGCGGATGTTGTGTGCAGGGTGGAAGGTGTGCAGGGCTGTCATAACATACGCACCCGTGGTCCTCAGGGGAGTGTTTATGTGGATATGCATGTTGAAGTCGACCCGGGGATGCCTACTTATAAATCACACACTGTGGCTCACATAGTCCAGTATCGCATCAAAGAACGATTTGAAGGCATCCAGGAAGTGCTCGTGCATATCGAGCCCGCCGAGAACAGTCATACATAA
- a CDS encoding Cobyrinic acid ac-diamide synthase: MVKIAVTGKGGVGKTTLSGTLARMLARDGYEVLAIDADADMNLASAIGVKNPPKPLTDYQELIEERAGEKGGMFKFNPKVDDIVDMFGVVGPDNVKMLVMGTIERGGSGCMCPASSFLRAFLRHVTLKESSAVILDMEAGIEHLGRGTTRGIDLMIVVVEPGMRSIETAQRIKELSEGIDIRHLAAVINKGNSANIRPHLEKLGIPVLGEIPYDTGLAEADLMGLAPIDVGGEWVDAVRSIKENMLSMIATFEKEA, encoded by the coding sequence ATGGTTAAGATTGCAGTTACAGGAAAAGGAGGTGTCGGGAAGACGACGCTCTCCGGTACCCTGGCAAGGATGCTTGCAAGGGATGGATATGAGGTGCTTGCTATCGATGCGGATGCTGATATGAACCTTGCGTCGGCCATCGGTGTGAAAAATCCTCCCAAGCCCCTGACCGATTACCAGGAGCTTATCGAGGAAAGGGCCGGGGAGAAGGGGGGCATGTTCAAGTTCAATCCCAAGGTGGACGATATCGTTGATATGTTTGGCGTTGTGGGGCCTGACAATGTTAAAATGCTGGTGATGGGGACCATCGAAAGAGGCGGTAGTGGCTGCATGTGTCCCGCGTCTTCCTTCCTGCGTGCTTTCCTGCGTCATGTGACCTTGAAGGAGAGCAGTGCCGTCATCCTGGATATGGAAGCAGGCATCGAGCATCTGGGAAGGGGCACCACTCGTGGAATAGACCTGATGATCGTGGTGGTTGAGCCTGGAATGCGGTCCATAGAAACGGCCCAGAGGATCAAGGAACTGTCAGAGGGTATAGATATTAGGCACCTTGCGGCTGTGATCAATAAGGGCAATTCCGCCAATATCAGGCCGCATCTTGAGAAGCTCGGCATTCCGGTCCTGGGAGAGATACCTTACGATACCGGGCTTGCAGAAGCCGACCTCATGGGCCTGGCACCCATCGATGTCGGCGGTGAATGGGTGGATGCTGTCAGAAGCATAAAAGAGAACATGCTGAGCATGATAGCGACATTTGAAAAGGAAGCATGA
- a CDS encoding CRISPR-associated Cas1 family protein: MGFSKVTLHYMKKNAEADKPFTLNAHVRERLETWEKNKASLM; this comes from the coding sequence ATGGGATTCTCTAAAGTTACTCTGCATTACATGAAGAAGAATGCTGAAGCTGACAAGCCATTTACTCTTAATGCTCATGTTAGGGAAAGATTGGAGACTTGGGAGAAAAATAAAGCATCATTGATGTGA
- the hppA gene encoding membrane-bound proton-translocating pyrophosphatase, protein MESLIYLAPLAGLISLLFAGIFARSILKEEAGSEKMQEIASAIQEGAMAYLNRQYKTIAVVAVILAALIFVLLDDGTKIAVGFLVGAISSAVAGYIGMNVSVRANVRTAHAASKGLQKAMSVAFRGGAVTGLAVVGLALLGTSGFYILYGDVDLVIGFGFGASLISLFARVGGGIFTKAADVGADLVGKIEAGIPEDDPRNAAVIADNVGDNVGDCAGMGADLFETYVVTVLASMLLGSLIISSYPNAILYPLILGAVAIFASIISIFFVKVGSSGNIMNALYKGVAGSAILSLIAFYFVTTSLMDDMRFYYAALVGIAIMVLMVVFTEYYTSKSFRPVKAIAKASETGAGTNVISGLAMGFESTVLPVVTIVIGILASFYVVGGATDPAVGIYGVAIAAAAMLSTTGMIVALDSYGPITDNAGGIAEMAGLPSNVRKVTDSLDSVGNTTKAVTKGYAIGSAALGALALFADYVHKVNQGVDPVNLSLDQPVVLVGLFIGGLLPFIFTAVTMQAVGKAAFKIVNEVRRQFREIPGIMEGTAKPEYGKCVDIVTAAAIREMAIPGMLAIFVPVIVGLVLGPAALGGLLIGIIVCGLLLALTMDNGGGAWDNAKKLIEDGMYGGKGSDAHKAAVVGDTVGDPFKDTSGPALNALIKVVNMVAILFSSLFIGAGIF, encoded by the coding sequence ATGGAATCTTTAATTTATCTTGCCCCTCTTGCTGGTCTGATCAGTTTGTTGTTTGCTGGGATCTTTGCGCGCAGCATTCTCAAGGAAGAGGCTGGCTCAGAAAAGATGCAGGAAATAGCAAGCGCCATCCAGGAGGGTGCGATGGCATACTTGAACCGTCAGTATAAGACTATAGCCGTAGTGGCTGTGATCCTTGCGGCACTTATCTTTGTTCTGCTTGATGATGGAACAAAGATCGCCGTTGGTTTCCTGGTTGGTGCAATAAGCTCGGCAGTGGCCGGATACATCGGAATGAACGTTTCTGTCAGGGCTAATGTCAGGACAGCACACGCTGCATCCAAAGGCCTGCAGAAAGCCATGTCAGTTGCATTCCGCGGAGGAGCTGTCACAGGTCTTGCAGTGGTAGGTCTTGCACTGCTCGGTACCAGTGGCTTTTACATTCTGTACGGTGATGTCGACCTGGTGATTGGTTTCGGTTTCGGTGCAAGTCTGATCAGTCTCTTTGCAAGGGTTGGCGGAGGTATCTTCACAAAGGCTGCCGATGTAGGTGCAGACCTTGTAGGTAAGATCGAAGCCGGTATCCCCGAGGACGATCCGCGTAACGCAGCCGTAATAGCTGACAACGTCGGTGACAACGTCGGTGACTGTGCAGGCATGGGTGCTGACCTCTTTGAAACATATGTGGTCACAGTGCTTGCTTCTATGCTTCTTGGTTCACTCATCATATCTTCATATCCCAACGCAATTCTCTACCCGCTCATACTTGGTGCAGTTGCGATCTTCGCATCCATTATCTCCATATTCTTCGTTAAAGTGGGAAGCAGCGGTAATATCATGAATGCACTGTACAAAGGTGTTGCAGGTTCAGCAATTCTGTCCCTGATAGCATTCTATTTTGTTACGACATCCCTGATGGACGACATGAGATTCTACTATGCAGCCCTTGTCGGTATCGCTATAATGGTGCTCATGGTAGTATTCACTGAATACTACACATCCAAATCCTTCCGTCCGGTAAAGGCAATTGCAAAAGCCTCTGAGACAGGTGCCGGTACAAACGTCATCTCCGGTCTTGCAATGGGCTTTGAGAGCACAGTTTTACCCGTAGTTACTATTGTCATTGGTATCCTCGCATCATTCTACGTTGTGGGTGGAGCGACAGACCCTGCAGTTGGTATCTACGGTGTTGCAATAGCAGCAGCAGCAATGCTTTCCACAACAGGTATGATCGTAGCTCTTGACTCATACGGGCCTATCACTGACAATGCCGGCGGTATTGCGGAAATGGCAGGTCTGCCTTCCAACGTCCGTAAGGTCACAGACTCCCTTGACTCTGTGGGTAATACCACAAAGGCCGTTACAAAGGGATATGCTATAGGCTCTGCAGCACTCGGTGCCCTTGCACTGTTCGCAGACTACGTACACAAGGTGAATCAGGGAGTGGATCCTGTCAACCTGAGCCTTGACCAGCCGGTCGTCCTCGTGGGACTGTTCATAGGCGGATTGCTTCCGTTCATATTCACAGCTGTCACGATGCAGGCTGTTGGCAAAGCAGCCTTCAAGATAGTCAATGAAGTACGCCGCCAGTTCAGGGAGATCCCGGGTATCATGGAAGGAACTGCAAAACCCGAATACGGCAAGTGTGTCGATATTGTAACCGCAGCCGCGATTCGCGAAATGGCAATCCCCGGCATGCTGGCGATCTTTGTACCGGTGATAGTAGGACTTGTACTTGGTCCTGCAGCACTCGGTGGCCTTCTTATAGGTATCATCGTATGTGGTCTTCTGCTTGCCCTTACAATGGACAACGGAGGAGGAGCATGGGACAACGCAAAGAAGCTCATCGAAGATGGAATGTACGGCGGCAAAGGTTCCGATGCTCACAAGGCAGCGGTTGTTGGTGACACAGTAGGCGATCCGTTCAAGGACACCTCCGGACCAGCTCTCAATGCCCTGATCAAGGTAGTGAACATGGTCGCGATCCTGTTCTCCTCTCTCTTCATCGGAGCAGGTATCTTCTAA
- a CDS encoding cell division protein FtsZ: MNVQSIVQEALKHTEKEKEYRQTIAVDDQFDMFGQPRILIVGCGGAGNNTINRLYNIGIEGAETIAINTDKQHLDIIRADKKILVGKTLTRGLGAGGYPEIGAKAAELARGTLEEVFKNADLVFITAGMGGGTGTGVAPVVAEIAKEQGAIVVGMVSSPFRVERARAVKAEEGLEEFRRAADTVIVLDNNRLLEYVPNLPIEQAFSVMDQLISETVKGITETITKPSLINLDYADIRAIMSCGGVAVMLVGESKNQDKSDDVVRAALNHPLLDVDYRGATGSLVHITGGPDLSLKEAEEIAASLTYELAPSANVIWGARISNDYEGKVRVMAIMTGVQSAQVLGPQYEARAASMVPETPRSYRHATTPMNKTRRTVVEPVSSRNAGGSIIDIIH; this comes from the coding sequence ATGAATGTGCAATCGATAGTCCAGGAAGCATTAAAACACACTGAAAAGGAAAAAGAGTACCGCCAGACGATCGCAGTGGATGATCAGTTCGACATGTTCGGACAGCCGAGAATCCTTATTGTAGGTTGCGGTGGTGCAGGTAACAACACTATAAACAGACTCTACAACATCGGGATCGAAGGTGCCGAGACAATTGCTATCAACACTGACAAGCAACACCTTGACATCATCCGCGCCGACAAGAAGATACTTGTGGGAAAGACACTGACCCGGGGTCTTGGTGCCGGAGGTTATCCCGAGATAGGTGCCAAGGCAGCAGAACTTGCGCGTGGTACCCTTGAAGAGGTCTTCAAGAATGCTGACCTTGTTTTTATTACAGCCGGCATGGGTGGAGGAACAGGTACAGGTGTTGCCCCCGTCGTTGCTGAGATTGCCAAGGAGCAGGGAGCGATCGTTGTAGGTATGGTCTCCAGCCCTTTCAGGGTCGAGAGGGCAAGGGCTGTCAAGGCCGAAGAGGGTCTTGAGGAATTCCGCCGTGCAGCAGATACAGTTATCGTACTTGACAACAACAGGCTTCTGGAATATGTCCCAAACCTGCCAATAGAACAGGCTTTTTCTGTAATGGACCAGCTGATCTCCGAGACCGTGAAGGGCATAACAGAAACAATCACCAAACCATCACTCATCAACCTTGACTATGCAGATATCAGGGCCATCATGAGCTGTGGCGGAGTTGCAGTCATGCTCGTGGGCGAGAGCAAGAACCAGGACAAGAGTGACGATGTAGTGCGCGCTGCACTGAATCACCCGCTCCTTGATGTTGACTACAGGGGCGCAACAGGAAGCCTTGTACACATAACAGGCGGTCCTGATCTCAGTCTTAAGGAAGCCGAAGAGATCGCTGCATCACTTACCTATGAACTGGCACCCAGTGCAAATGTCATATGGGGCGCCCGTATCAGCAATGATTACGAAGGCAAGGTGCGTGTGATGGCTATCATGACAGGCGTTCAGTCCGCACAGGTGCTTGGTCCGCAGTATGAGGCAAGGGCAGCCAGCATGGTCCCGGAAACTCCCAGATCATACAGGCATGCGACAACTCCTATGAACAAGACCAGGCGCACAGTCGTTGAGCCTGTCAGTTCCAGAAATGCCGGTGGATCAATAATCGATATAATCCACTGA
- a CDS encoding peptidase M50, with the protein MNTTIALTVFLLYWLFVIALKKKGILEKYNISTYGPVLMIRTTRGLSLLDKLAKPKKAWRLFADIGIRLMFIGMIAMFLIVILSDIALLSSIGANNIPEPGKFNEARNIFLIPGINEFIPLTWGIIALIVTLVVHEFSHAILCRVENIRVKSMGILLALVPIGGFAEPDEKELFGKEDEEEDNRPDPYGDRRLGIRIHDDEPVKKKVVPERMATRTQRGRILAAGVMANFVVTLIAFSLLFGPVMGAISPLGNTMIVDVEEDSAAYAAGLRQGMVITQLDETSISDVNEMLLYLGTAQAGSTVMVHAATDRVVSVYEMEVLDIEPDNRGVQVQGIVEGSPAEAAGFEEGMYIRSMDGQPILTAADFMSFMDTTTSDQTVVVEVTSEENIQDTTRELTVQLTAHPDESVEKGFLGVYTGGSGYVETPLGFSVGEFPAREYLDLLKDIPGMLTGPTGWIILLGLPIIGFAGEGFPGFSGTLAQFYEPVGWAEPLGIGLFWIANALLWIGWLNFYVGLFNCLPAVPLDGGHVFRDYLHAAIYRITDNEPKAERLSAAITATFALLILMSFLLMIFGPYMVHGF; encoded by the coding sequence TTGAACACTACCATCGCACTTACAGTATTTTTACTGTACTGGTTATTTGTCATAGCCCTTAAAAAAAAAGGGATACTGGAAAAGTACAATATCAGCACATACGGGCCTGTCCTGATGATAAGGACCACCCGTGGACTAAGTCTTCTTGACAAGCTTGCCAAACCCAAAAAGGCCTGGAGGCTCTTTGCCGATATTGGCATCAGGCTGATGTTCATCGGTATGATAGCAATGTTCCTTATAGTCATACTATCTGATATTGCCCTTCTGAGCTCGATCGGGGCCAATAATATCCCGGAGCCGGGTAAGTTCAACGAAGCAAGGAACATATTCCTCATCCCTGGCATCAATGAGTTCATACCACTTACATGGGGAATAATTGCGCTCATAGTCACCCTGGTAGTTCATGAGTTCTCACATGCCATACTATGCAGAGTGGAGAATATCCGTGTCAAATCCATGGGTATCCTGCTTGCGCTTGTACCTATCGGAGGGTTTGCCGAACCTGATGAAAAAGAACTTTTTGGCAAGGAAGATGAAGAAGAGGACAACAGGCCCGACCCCTACGGCGACCGCAGGCTTGGGATCAGGATACATGACGATGAGCCGGTAAAAAAGAAGGTTGTGCCCGAGAGAATGGCTACCCGTACCCAGAGAGGCCGCATCCTGGCAGCCGGCGTAATGGCAAACTTTGTAGTGACGCTTATAGCATTTTCCCTGCTGTTTGGACCTGTAATGGGAGCGATCTCACCCCTTGGCAATACCATGATAGTTGACGTGGAAGAGGACTCTGCTGCCTATGCTGCCGGCCTGAGGCAAGGAATGGTCATTACACAACTTGATGAGACCAGCATAAGTGATGTAAATGAAATGCTGCTTTATCTTGGCACTGCGCAAGCCGGGTCCACAGTCATGGTACATGCGGCAACAGATAGGGTTGTTTCTGTTTATGAGATGGAAGTATTGGATATCGAGCCTGATAACAGAGGTGTTCAGGTGCAGGGAATCGTTGAAGGCTCACCTGCAGAGGCTGCAGGGTTTGAAGAGGGCATGTACATAAGGAGTATGGATGGCCAGCCAATATTGACTGCCGCTGATTTCATGTCCTTTATGGATACGACAACTTCCGACCAGACCGTCGTGGTCGAGGTCACCAGTGAAGAAAACATACAGGATACTACAAGAGAGCTGACCGTACAACTGACAGCTCATCCGGATGAAAGTGTTGAGAAAGGATTCCTGGGAGTATATACGGGAGGATCCGGATATGTAGAAACACCCCTTGGATTCTCAGTAGGCGAGTTCCCGGCACGTGAGTATCTTGACCTCCTCAAGGATATACCAGGCATGCTTACAGGACCCACCGGATGGATAATCCTTCTGGGACTTCCGATAATAGGATTCGCCGGCGAGGGCTTCCCGGGGTTCAGTGGCACACTGGCGCAGTTCTACGAACCGGTGGGCTGGGCTGAACCTCTTGGAATCGGCCTCTTCTGGATAGCCAACGCCCTGCTGTGGATAGGATGGCTCAATTTCTATGTGGGTCTCTTCAACTGCCTGCCTGCAGTTCCTCTTGATGGCGGACACGTTTTCAGAGACTATCTTCACGCAGCCATATATCGCATCACAGACAACGAGCCAAAAGCAGAGCGTCTGTCAGCCGCCATAACGGCGACATTTGCACTGCTGATACTTATGTCCTTCCTGCTCATGATATTCGGGCCATACATGGTACATGGGTTCTAA